From Effusibacillus pohliae DSM 22757, a single genomic window includes:
- a CDS encoding NAD-dependent epimerase/dehydratase family protein: MKAIVTGGAGFIGSHLVEALVAEGALVHVIDNLATGHREWVNPQAVLHVLDVGDAETRELIVREQPDVVFHLAAQVDVQRSIREPDYDASVNILGTINVLEACCQASVKKLVYASSCAVYGDCGTELIREEQPTCPISFYGISKLTPESFIRLFHQMHRLQYTILRYANVYGPRQTPKGEGGVVAIFLDRIKRGMPLQIHGDGEQTRDFVYVKDVVRANLAAIGKGDNQIIHVSTAARTSINQLVDYLKDIHGADIPVEYWPERPGDIRNSCLANRKAYEQLGWQPEYGIRQGLAETYSFVMNSR; this comes from the coding sequence TTGAAGGCGATTGTAACCGGCGGAGCCGGGTTTATCGGCTCCCATCTGGTAGAGGCACTGGTTGCGGAAGGGGCTTTGGTGCATGTGATCGACAATCTTGCGACCGGCCACCGGGAGTGGGTGAACCCGCAGGCGGTCCTGCACGTGCTGGATGTTGGCGATGCGGAAACCCGGGAGTTGATCGTGCGCGAGCAACCGGATGTTGTGTTTCACCTGGCGGCGCAGGTCGATGTGCAACGTTCGATCCGGGAACCGGACTATGATGCGTCTGTCAACATCCTGGGAACCATTAATGTGTTGGAGGCATGTTGCCAGGCTTCTGTCAAAAAATTGGTCTATGCATCTTCCTGCGCCGTGTATGGCGATTGCGGGACGGAACTGATCCGCGAGGAACAGCCCACCTGCCCGATTTCGTTTTACGGAATTTCCAAACTGACGCCCGAATCGTTTATCCGTTTGTTTCACCAAATGCACCGGCTGCAGTACACGATTTTGCGTTACGCGAATGTCTATGGCCCCCGGCAGACACCGAAAGGAGAAGGCGGCGTGGTGGCGATTTTCCTGGATCGCATCAAGCGGGGGATGCCGCTGCAGATTCATGGGGACGGGGAACAAACCCGCGATTTTGTCTATGTAAAAGATGTCGTACGAGCCAACCTGGCGGCCATTGGCAAAGGAGACAACCAGATCATCCACGTATCCACCGCCGCCCGCACATCGATCAATCAGTTGGTGGACTATCTGAAAGACATTCACGGTGCTGACATTCCGGTCGAATATTGGCCGGAAAGGCCGGGCGACATCCGGAACAGCTGCCTGGCCAACCGGAAAGCGTACGAACAGTTGGGGTGGCAACCCGAGTATGGCATTCGCCAGGGGCTGGCGGAGACCTATTCGTTTGTCATGAACTCCCGATAA
- a CDS encoding glycosyltransferase family 4 protein, producing MRILLATYWYLPHVGGVSTYAYGLKRRLEQMGHQVDMFAHHPDMDKYYMPNNGRFLDKPKVKDVIYEKVLAFYNKYLPQVDPWIRWRDIERYSFEVAAAVFGLTKYDVIHTQDIVSTRALWRVKPPSIPLVATIHGCLATEFLVSGEVTGKETLPWHYVAAEEYYGATSSNITIVPTQWLKNLMVSEFNVPAQHVTVVPYGMDIPAFLKKMERGGKSYTPSGKYILACPARLVPVKGHEHLLRALARLKQDRTDWLCWLIGDGPLRQQLEQLSEQLGLDTHVMFLGNRNDVPALLRQADIFVLPSLQDNQPFSIMEAHIAGKPVVVTDAGGIPEMVEHGRTGLISPAGDSEQMYQNLKYLLEDESLRHYLAETGKRFGMEQWSFERMVDRTLDIYRTVVGREFH from the coding sequence TTGAGAATCTTGTTGGCTACCTATTGGTACCTGCCGCATGTAGGAGGGGTGTCGACCTATGCATACGGGCTGAAACGGCGGTTGGAGCAAATGGGGCACCAGGTGGATATGTTCGCACACCATCCGGATATGGATAAGTACTACATGCCAAACAACGGACGTTTTCTCGATAAACCGAAAGTCAAAGACGTGATTTACGAAAAGGTGCTCGCCTTTTACAACAAATATCTGCCGCAAGTCGACCCCTGGATCCGCTGGCGGGACATCGAACGCTACAGCTTTGAAGTGGCGGCCGCCGTATTCGGTCTTACCAAGTATGATGTGATCCATACGCAGGACATTGTATCGACCCGCGCCTTGTGGCGGGTGAAGCCGCCATCCATTCCCCTGGTCGCCACCATTCACGGGTGTCTCGCCACCGAGTTCCTGGTGTCGGGCGAGGTGACAGGCAAAGAAACGCTTCCCTGGCATTACGTCGCTGCCGAAGAATACTATGGAGCCACCTCGAGTAACATCACGATCGTCCCCACCCAATGGCTGAAAAATCTGATGGTCAGCGAATTCAATGTGCCGGCTCAGCATGTCACCGTCGTGCCGTACGGAATGGATATCCCCGCTTTTTTGAAAAAGATGGAAAGGGGAGGAAAGTCGTACACCCCCTCCGGCAAGTATATCCTCGCCTGCCCCGCACGGCTTGTTCCGGTGAAAGGACACGAACATCTGCTGCGTGCACTGGCAAGGCTGAAACAGGACCGAACCGATTGGCTGTGCTGGCTGATCGGCGATGGTCCATTACGCCAACAGCTGGAACAACTGAGCGAACAGTTGGGCCTCGACACGCATGTGATGTTCCTCGGGAACCGGAATGACGTGCCGGCTCTGCTGCGGCAAGCGGATATTTTCGTGCTGCCGAGCCTGCAGGACAACCAGCCTTTTTCGATCATGGAAGCACATATTGCGGGCAAGCCGGTTGTCGTCACGGATGCCGGCGGAATCCCGGAAATGGTGGAACATGGCCGGACCGGATTGATCTCTCCCGCAGGCGACAGCGAGCAGATGTACCAAAATCTGAAATATTTGCTGGAAGATGAGTCCCTGCGCCACTATCTGGCGGAAACCGGCAAACGGTTCGGGATGGAGCAATGGTCTTTCGAAAGGATGGTTGATCGCACGCTGGATATTTACAGGACGGTGGTCGGGAGGGAATTCCATTGA
- a CDS encoding NAD-dependent epimerase/dehydratase family protein: MKILVTGGAGFIGSHLVQRLLRIGHQVTTLDDCSTGRPEFLRDVMGHQRHTFVHDSVTNRQTLSKLMDNCDTVFHLAAVLGVKNTVENPLKVMEGNIDGTRNVLELAYRKRVKVIFASTSEIYGKNQNLPFTEESDRVLGAPSIHRWCYATAKSLDEHLCFAYAKNGLPVTIIRYFNTYGPRQTSSQYGGVVARFVRAALNNEPIEVYGDGTQSRCFTYIDDAVTGTVAALGPRANGLAFNIGSDQQTTVQELATLIHRLAGSTSPIVRVPYEAAYGPGYEDMKARIPDLSRSRSILGYTPRVGLETGLRRTIEWYRQTVESERG; the protein is encoded by the coding sequence TTGAAAATCCTTGTTACAGGCGGCGCCGGCTTCATCGGATCTCATCTGGTCCAGCGGCTTTTGAGAATCGGGCACCAGGTGACTACGCTGGACGATTGTTCGACAGGGCGACCGGAATTCCTGCGTGACGTGATGGGCCACCAGAGGCACACGTTTGTCCACGATTCGGTGACCAACCGGCAAACCCTCAGCAAGCTGATGGACAACTGTGACACCGTGTTTCATCTGGCTGCCGTTTTGGGAGTTAAAAATACGGTCGAAAATCCGTTGAAAGTGATGGAAGGGAATATTGACGGCACCCGGAATGTGCTGGAACTGGCCTATCGCAAGCGCGTGAAAGTGATTTTTGCATCGACTTCTGAAATCTATGGGAAGAACCAGAACCTCCCCTTCACCGAGGAATCGGATCGCGTGCTGGGGGCGCCATCGATTCACCGCTGGTGTTATGCCACAGCGAAATCACTTGACGAACATTTGTGTTTCGCCTACGCCAAGAACGGATTGCCGGTGACGATCATCCGCTATTTCAACACATACGGCCCTCGCCAGACATCCTCCCAGTATGGCGGGGTCGTGGCGCGGTTTGTCAGGGCGGCACTGAACAATGAACCGATCGAAGTCTATGGCGACGGTACCCAATCCAGGTGTTTTACGTATATTGATGATGCTGTAACGGGCACGGTGGCTGCACTCGGACCGAGAGCCAACGGACTGGCTTTCAATATCGGTTCGGACCAGCAGACTACCGTGCAGGAGTTAGCCACCCTGATCCATCGGCTGGCGGGCTCCACATCGCCGATCGTCCGGGTGCCGTATGAAGCGGCGTATGGACCCGGGTATGAAGATATGAAGGCGCGGATTCCCGACCTTTCCCGTTCCCGGTCGATCCTGGGGTACACACCGCGGGTGGGTCTGGAAACGGGGTTGCGTCGAACCATCGAATGGTACCGCCAAACTGTCGAATCCGAACGGGGGTGA
- a CDS encoding glucose-1-phosphate thymidylyltransferase, with translation MKGLILCGGKGTRLRPYSHSRPKHLLPIANQPVIQYAIDQMKDAGILEIGIVVPPCFQSQFADTLSRGCAGVDIRYIVQQEARGLADAVRCARSFIGNDSFLLFLGDNFYAGELHDLVDRFEAEKPEAMLLVSRVANPSQFGVVQFEGQRIVRVEEKPRHPASPFAIVGIYLFTPAVFDMIDRLQPSARGEYEITDAVQGLINHGFTVTAVPTDKWWRDTGQPEDLLACNRRVLLELRGEQYETGVNIESSLLEGPVVIRKGAHVENSVIRGPAVIGAGTRIIRSYIGPFSAIGDDVLVEDSEMENCIVLERTRIRNIARRIDESIIGGDVTLEGSRRYPRSLRVQLGDHSRLYLPVDEE, from the coding sequence ATGAAAGGTTTGATTCTATGTGGAGGCAAGGGAACACGGTTACGGCCCTACAGCCACTCCCGTCCCAAACATCTGCTGCCGATTGCCAATCAACCGGTGATTCAGTATGCGATCGATCAAATGAAGGACGCGGGAATACTGGAGATCGGAATCGTGGTGCCCCCTTGCTTTCAATCCCAGTTTGCTGATACCCTGAGCCGGGGATGCGCCGGGGTGGACATTCGGTACATCGTGCAGCAGGAGGCGCGTGGACTGGCGGATGCCGTACGTTGCGCCCGTTCTTTTATTGGGAACGATTCCTTTTTGCTGTTCCTTGGAGACAATTTCTATGCGGGAGAACTGCATGATTTGGTTGACCGATTCGAGGCGGAAAAACCGGAAGCGATGCTGCTGGTCAGCCGGGTAGCGAATCCTAGCCAATTTGGAGTGGTGCAATTTGAGGGGCAGCGGATCGTACGGGTCGAGGAGAAACCCCGTCATCCGGCGAGCCCCTTTGCGATCGTCGGGATTTATCTGTTCACTCCGGCTGTGTTCGATATGATCGATCGACTGCAACCTTCTGCTCGGGGCGAGTATGAAATTACGGACGCGGTACAGGGATTAATCAACCATGGTTTCACTGTAACGGCCGTTCCAACTGACAAATGGTGGAGGGACACGGGGCAGCCCGAAGATCTGCTGGCGTGCAACCGGCGTGTTTTGTTGGAACTCCGGGGTGAGCAGTACGAAACAGGTGTCAATATCGAGTCTTCGTTGCTGGAAGGGCCTGTGGTGATCCGGAAGGGAGCGCATGTTGAAAATTCGGTGATTCGGGGGCCTGCTGTGATTGGTGCCGGCACACGGATCATTCGCTCCTATATCGGACCCTTCAGCGCGATCGGGGATGATGTTCTGGTGGAGGACAGCGAGATGGAGAACTGCATTGTGCTGGAACGGACCCGCATCCGCAACATTGCCAGGCGAATTGATGAAAGCATTATTGGCGGCGATGTGACATTGGAAGGCAGCCGGCGTTATCCCCGGTCGCTGCGTGTGCAACTGGGAGACCACTCGCGGCTGTATCTGCCGGTGGATGAGGAATAA
- a CDS encoding protein kinase family protein: MNSHEMNMEDVYAAPMTPREPHPVLQTEPAPEPELPLKPEWLSEPEQAKQEDGRQLPAIDRKQIAKWVKKIRVQNLLNADVEVENRTPLVMIGKGRQGAVFQIGEDTCMKVFGNQDDCEREHYALLLGQSTNLVPRVYVKGPNYIVMELIKGISLRDYLEAEPLTKELSRKLIEMLVTFQKIGYERIDHHKRQIYLQPDGSLKVIDVARTVWRDRTYPYPRKLLTSLGKDYREVFLSHVQEMAPELYEEWKHYMKMDEMARRIYRVVRASEPSKGSDARDVKKLSKSLLTTHDDKVHYAKLEELVRKVWKEEWVKDLIVQGRDPEKIKKEIDQYLKLRSKRKKAKEKKKK; encoded by the coding sequence ATGAACAGCCACGAGATGAACATGGAGGACGTATACGCAGCACCGATGACGCCCCGTGAGCCACATCCGGTACTGCAGACGGAACCGGCGCCGGAGCCAGAACTGCCGCTGAAACCGGAGTGGCTATCGGAACCGGAGCAGGCCAAACAGGAGGATGGGAGGCAACTGCCAGCGATTGATCGGAAGCAGATTGCCAAATGGGTAAAAAAAATACGCGTGCAAAATCTGTTGAATGCGGATGTCGAAGTGGAAAACCGCACGCCGCTGGTGATGATCGGAAAAGGGCGGCAGGGGGCGGTCTTCCAGATCGGGGAAGACACCTGCATGAAAGTGTTCGGCAACCAGGACGATTGTGAGCGGGAACATTATGCGCTCCTGTTGGGACAATCGACAAATCTTGTTCCCCGCGTGTACGTGAAAGGCCCAAACTACATCGTGATGGAACTGATCAAGGGGATCAGTTTGCGCGACTACCTGGAAGCGGAGCCGCTGACAAAGGAGCTTTCGCGGAAATTGATCGAGATGCTGGTAACGTTTCAAAAAATTGGATATGAGCGGATCGATCATCATAAGCGGCAGATTTATCTGCAACCGGACGGCAGTCTGAAAGTGATCGACGTCGCCCGAACGGTCTGGCGGGATCGGACCTATCCGTATCCTCGCAAGTTGCTGACCAGTCTCGGCAAGGACTACCGGGAAGTCTTCCTGTCCCATGTTCAGGAGATGGCGCCGGAGTTGTACGAAGAATGGAAGCACTACATGAAAATGGACGAAATGGCCCGCCGCATCTATCGGGTTGTGCGAGCCAGCGAGCCATCCAAAGGGAGCGATGCCAGAGACGTGAAAAAACTGAGCAAGTCGTTGCTCACCACGCATGACGATAAAGTGCATTACGCCAAATTGGAGGAACTGGTCCGCAAAGTGTGGAAAGAAGAGTGGGTGAAGGATCTGATTGTGCAGGGCCGCGATCCGGAAAAGATCAAAAAAGAGATCGACCAGTACCTGAAACTGCGTAGCAAACGCAAAAAAGCAAAAGAAAAGAAAAAGAAATAA
- a CDS encoding nucleotide sugar dehydrogenase, with protein MREIVLYKLAIIGLGYVGLPLARLFLKKGHTVYGIDVDANKIRKLMKRQSYLSDFTNGDIRSLFATGRFFVGDSYDVVAEVDAVILCVPTPLDEQAQPDLQYVRKAMESALPYLRNGQLVVLESSTYPGTTEEELRPLLEASGLQAGKDVALAYSPERIDPGQDQIALHKIPKVLGGVTPRCTQFAKRVYETVFDQVVVVSSPRVAEMTKLLENCQRFVNISFMNELAMLCDRMQIDLWEVIAAASTKPYGFTPYYPGPGIGGHCIPVDPLYLSWKAREYQFDLQFIELAHKINQQMPDFVVWKLQQHLSAKKPLAGSRVFVIGVTYKKDVNDTRESTAFKIIERLLALGILVNFYDPYIKEIEVAGMRLKRLALTRRYVEQHDCTLILTDHTGIPYESIVAYAPLVIDTRNATRSVQHRRNVILL; from the coding sequence GTGCGAGAGATCGTCCTTTACAAACTGGCAATCATTGGTCTTGGATATGTCGGGCTGCCGCTGGCTCGTTTGTTTCTGAAAAAAGGCCATACCGTATACGGGATTGACGTGGACGCAAACAAAATCAGGAAACTGATGAAGCGGCAGAGCTATCTGTCCGACTTTACAAATGGCGACATTCGAAGCCTGTTTGCAACGGGTCGTTTCTTTGTCGGTGACTCGTACGACGTGGTGGCAGAAGTGGATGCGGTGATTCTGTGTGTGCCAACCCCCCTGGACGAACAGGCACAGCCCGATCTGCAATACGTGCGGAAGGCGATGGAAAGCGCATTGCCTTATCTGCGAAACGGTCAGCTGGTGGTCCTCGAGAGTTCGACCTATCCCGGAACGACCGAGGAAGAACTGCGACCGCTGCTCGAGGCAAGCGGCCTGCAAGCCGGTAAGGATGTAGCGTTAGCGTATTCGCCGGAACGGATCGACCCTGGCCAGGATCAGATTGCTCTGCATAAGATTCCGAAAGTGCTGGGGGGAGTGACACCCAGGTGCACGCAATTTGCGAAACGGGTCTATGAAACGGTTTTTGACCAGGTAGTGGTGGTGTCTTCTCCGAGGGTTGCTGAGATGACCAAGCTGCTGGAGAACTGTCAGCGGTTCGTCAACATTTCATTCATGAACGAACTGGCGATGTTGTGCGACAGGATGCAGATCGATCTGTGGGAAGTGATCGCTGCCGCAAGCACAAAACCGTACGGCTTTACCCCGTATTATCCGGGGCCGGGCATCGGCGGGCATTGCATTCCGGTCGACCCGCTCTACCTGTCATGGAAAGCGAGGGAATACCAGTTCGATCTGCAATTTATCGAGTTGGCCCACAAGATCAACCAACAGATGCCGGATTTTGTCGTTTGGAAACTGCAGCAGCATCTATCAGCCAAAAAGCCGCTGGCGGGAAGCCGGGTGTTTGTGATTGGCGTCACGTACAAGAAAGATGTGAATGATACGCGTGAATCGACCGCTTTCAAAATTATCGAGCGGCTGCTGGCGTTGGGGATTCTGGTCAATTTTTACGATCCCTATATCAAGGAGATCGAAGTGGCCGGGATGCGGCTGAAACGTCTGGCGCTGACCCGAAGGTATGTGGAACAGCATGATTGTACGCTGATTCTCACCGATCACACCGGCATTCCATATGAATCGATCGTGGCGTATGCGCCGTTGGTGATTGATACGCGCAACGCGACACGCAGCGTGCAGCACCGCCGGAACGTCATTTTGTTGTAG
- a CDS encoding RIO2 family protein yields MDLAQGKIDPSFGAQSVADMETMETDIDGEEMEADAVEQAELEPEAALDVHDPPADTPVQAAEVPAAAAEPMIDYAQIREWVQQVRVQSVENEPVIVENPTPLPLIWRSKRDAVLKVGEDLCVKVFANEQDCEREHHALSLGQNTSLIPRVFDKGTHYIFMELVKGITLHDYLQSQPLTRELSLKLIEMLATFKDIGYKMIDHHKRKIYLQPDGSIKVFDVAHMVWRERTYPYPRKLLSSLGNDHKDVFLAHVREMAPNLYQEWQQHMQIDSMARQIYQVIAKSNLPETEDAVRALSQPLLTMSNKKKYFAKLEGLVRKIYKEEWYKDLAEQGRDAETVKEEIDRQIDQYQAKAGEPPQGKPEKRPEEPMVTEENDNLGMMETDHELEQLRNRFYPYLLEKESRLRKNGKRKQLKDDFADWIDRSLVTGNKQKTKDKKRSAKSGKAETSKKTIEKYVKRQIDRYLEKNQLVQKLQQKSSTVKSNPKLKSNPKPKLTHVTKPSEKSVTKSKPGSGTKAKVAKSTALEGKVKSKAHKVF; encoded by the coding sequence ATGGATCTGGCGCAGGGAAAAATCGACCCCTCGTTCGGGGCGCAGTCGGTAGCGGACATGGAAACAATGGAAACCGACATAGATGGGGAAGAAATGGAAGCGGACGCCGTCGAACAAGCGGAACTGGAACCGGAGGCGGCCCTAGACGTCCACGACCCACCGGCGGACACACCGGTTCAGGCGGCCGAAGTTCCGGCTGCAGCGGCAGAACCGATGATCGATTACGCCCAAATCAGGGAATGGGTGCAGCAGGTACGGGTACAAAGCGTCGAGAATGAGCCGGTGATCGTTGAAAATCCCACTCCGCTGCCTCTCATCTGGCGCAGCAAGCGGGATGCCGTTCTGAAAGTGGGAGAGGATCTGTGTGTCAAGGTGTTTGCCAACGAGCAGGACTGCGAACGGGAACATCATGCGCTGTCGCTGGGTCAGAACACCTCTTTGATTCCCCGCGTGTTTGACAAGGGCACCCATTACATCTTTATGGAACTGGTGAAAGGAATCACTCTGCACGATTACTTGCAATCGCAACCGCTGACCAGGGAACTGTCCCTCAAGCTGATCGAGATGCTGGCCACATTCAAGGATATCGGGTATAAGATGATCGACCATCACAAGCGGAAAATCTATCTCCAGCCGGATGGCAGCATCAAGGTGTTTGACGTGGCCCACATGGTGTGGCGGGAGCGCACCTATCCGTATCCCCGCAAGCTGTTGAGCAGTCTGGGCAATGACCATAAGGATGTGTTCCTCGCACATGTACGGGAAATGGCCCCCAATCTTTATCAGGAATGGCAGCAACACATGCAGATCGACAGCATGGCCCGCCAGATTTACCAGGTGATCGCCAAAAGCAATCTGCCGGAAACGGAAGACGCGGTGCGTGCGCTCAGTCAGCCGTTGCTGACGATGAGCAACAAGAAGAAATATTTCGCGAAGCTGGAAGGCTTGGTGCGAAAAATTTACAAAGAAGAATGGTACAAGGATCTGGCCGAGCAGGGGCGCGATGCTGAAACTGTAAAGGAAGAGATTGACCGGCAGATCGACCAGTATCAGGCGAAAGCGGGCGAGCCTCCGCAAGGGAAGCCGGAGAAGCGACCGGAAGAGCCGATGGTGACCGAAGAGAACGACAATCTGGGGATGATGGAAACGGATCACGAGCTGGAGCAACTGCGAAACCGGTTTTATCCGTATCTGCTGGAAAAGGAAAGCAGACTCAGGAAAAACGGCAAACGGAAGCAACTGAAAGATGATTTCGCGGACTGGATCGACCGCTCGCTGGTAACCGGAAATAAACAGAAAACAAAGGACAAAAAACGGAGTGCGAAAAGCGGAAAGGCCGAAACATCGAAAAAAACCATCGAGAAGTACGTGAAACGGCAGATTGACCGGTATCTGGAGAAAAACCAGTTGGTACAAAAACTACAACAGAAATCGAGCACCGTAAAATCCAACCCAAAACTGAAGTCCAATCCCAAACCGAAACTGACGCATGTCACAAAGCCAAGCGAAAAATCGGTTACCAAGTCAAAGCCCGGTTCCGGGACAAAAGCCAAGGTCGCCAAATCAACCGCCTTGGAAGGGAAAGTGAAAAGCAAGGCGCACAAGGTTTTCTGA
- a CDS encoding NUDIX domain-containing protein, whose protein sequence is MIYQRQTYQIRPEHAEPLNRFFHAYLLPNRVKNGARLVGCWITENRREITAIWEYPNLEEYRKIEERVQKDELHRRAQAECKQRELYLACREEFLQSTGSYPSPQQTVTVSGYITNEQQEALLVRTYWRSDTWELPGGGVEAGETLDAALCREILEETGIHVNLHGITGVYSNGSTISIVFRGTCQAGPTAPSNETKEVRFQKIDETNLASYITRPKFRSRVLDSMRGICVPYEAFRVRPYQLVRRYDPHREPFR, encoded by the coding sequence ATGATCTACCAGAGGCAAACGTACCAGATCCGCCCGGAACATGCGGAGCCGCTGAACCGGTTTTTCCATGCATACCTGCTGCCAAACCGGGTGAAAAACGGCGCCAGGCTGGTGGGGTGCTGGATCACTGAAAACAGGCGAGAAATCACAGCGATCTGGGAGTATCCGAACCTGGAGGAGTACCGGAAGATCGAAGAACGGGTTCAAAAGGATGAGTTGCACCGCCGCGCACAAGCCGAGTGCAAACAACGGGAGTTGTACCTGGCGTGCAGGGAGGAATTCCTGCAGTCAACCGGATCGTATCCTTCGCCGCAACAGACTGTAACAGTCAGCGGCTATATTACAAATGAGCAGCAGGAAGCACTGCTCGTCCGCACGTATTGGCGTTCTGACACATGGGAACTCCCAGGGGGCGGCGTTGAAGCAGGGGAAACGTTGGATGCCGCATTGTGTCGCGAGATTTTGGAAGAAACGGGAATTCATGTGAACTTGCACGGGATTACCGGCGTCTATTCAAATGGAAGCACCATTTCGATCGTCTTTCGCGGAACTTGTCAGGCAGGCCCAACCGCTCCATCAAACGAAACGAAAGAGGTCCGGTTTCAAAAGATCGACGAAACCAATCTGGCTTCCTATATCACCCGTCCCAAATTCAGGTCGCGCGTGCTCGACTCAATGCGCGGCATTTGCGTTCCCTATGAAGCATTCCGTGTCAGGCCGTATCAGCTTGTACGCAGGTATGATCCGCATCGCGAACCTTTCCGATAG
- a CDS encoding glycosyltransferase family 4 protein, translating to MKIVLICTEMNPVPPIIGGAVQIYIDGIVPYLAKKWDVTVLGIKHESLPDNEERDGVVYHRFPKDRYPVHIAHHLASSSYDILHIFNRPQFVLDYHHASPGSKLILSLHNEMMAEHKIPFERGKQTVAVCDAMLTVSKYIRKTVLERFPEAKKKLFAVYSAADIDRYKPYWMDQQMQQVRDMMRREYGVEDRQVILFVGRLSKVKGVDVLIQSMEQVVKLWPKAFLLIVGSKWFGSNETDPYVESLYKAAAAFPNHIRFAHFVPPSEMPGFFAMADLFVCPSQWNEPLARVHYEAMASGIPIISTDRGGNGEVIKHGKTGLLLSKEKYQNPKELAKLIVHLLKHPKLANRLAREGRLAAEKKFNFARLSNEIRDIYHSISRKKK from the coding sequence ATGAAAATCGTTCTCATTTGCACCGAGATGAACCCGGTTCCTCCGATCATTGGAGGAGCGGTGCAGATATATATTGATGGAATCGTTCCATACCTGGCCAAGAAGTGGGACGTCACGGTTCTCGGTATCAAACACGAATCGCTGCCGGACAACGAAGAACGGGATGGCGTGGTCTACCACCGGTTTCCTAAGGATCGGTACCCGGTGCATATCGCCCATCACCTGGCTAGCTCCTCCTACGATATCCTGCATATTTTTAACCGTCCTCAATTCGTACTCGATTATCATCACGCCTCTCCTGGCAGCAAGCTGATCCTGTCTTTGCACAACGAAATGATGGCAGAACACAAGATCCCGTTTGAACGGGGAAAACAAACGGTCGCCGTCTGCGACGCGATGCTCACAGTCAGCAAGTACATCCGAAAGACGGTGCTGGAACGGTTTCCGGAAGCGAAAAAGAAGCTGTTTGCCGTCTATTCGGCAGCCGATATCGACCGGTATAAGCCCTATTGGATGGACCAGCAGATGCAGCAGGTACGGGACATGATGCGCCGGGAATACGGGGTGGAAGACCGGCAGGTCATTCTGTTTGTGGGTCGGTTGAGCAAAGTGAAGGGAGTCGACGTGCTGATTCAGTCGATGGAACAGGTCGTCAAGCTATGGCCCAAGGCATTTCTTCTAATTGTTGGAAGCAAATGGTTCGGATCAAACGAAACCGATCCGTATGTGGAATCTCTCTACAAAGCGGCTGCAGCCTTTCCCAATCACATTCGATTCGCCCATTTTGTGCCTCCCTCCGAAATGCCCGGCTTCTTTGCGATGGCTGATCTGTTTGTCTGTCCTTCCCAATGGAATGAACCACTGGCGCGTGTGCATTACGAAGCGATGGCTTCCGGTATCCCGATCATTTCCACCGACCGTGGGGGGAACGGGGAAGTGATCAAGCACGGCAAAACCGGCCTGCTGCTCTCCAAAGAAAAGTATCAGAACCCGAAGGAGCTTGCCAAGCTGATCGTTCACTTGCTGAAACACCCAAAACTGGCAAACCGGCTGGCGCGCGAAGGACGGCTGGCAGCCGAGAAAAAATTCAATTTTGCACGCCTGTCGAATGAAATCAGAGATATCTACCACTCCATCAGCCGCAAGAAAAAATAA